In Pseudomonas campi, the sequence GCTGTTGCCGTCAGCCCCGTGGCACGCGCCACACACGGCGGTTTTCGTCTTGCCAGCTTCGGCATCGCCAACGATCGCGGCGCCACCAGCAGCATATGCTGCGGAGGAGAGGCCCAGGCTCAACAGCAGAGTCACGAGTACTTTGTTCATCAGCTAATCCAATAACGGCTAGAGGTAAAAGAGTTTCTGCGGGATTACTCGCTCATCACCTTGATGACGGCCTGGTAGTCCTCTGCAGTGCAGTCCATGCACAAACCACGCGGCGGCATGGCATTCAAACCATTGGTCACGCTGGCTACCAGCGCGTCCATGCCTTTGGCCAGACGCGGCTCCCAGGCTGCCTTGTCGCCACGCTTGGGCGCTATCGGCAATTGTCCATCGTGGCAGGCCGCGCAAGCCTTGGCATATACCGCCTCGGCATCCTGTGCAGCCTGTACATTAGCGGACAGGGCACAAAGTGCCGCTACTGCGATCAATACTTTTTTCATGGGCCAACCTCATCAGGTTGGGAACGATCTGCGTTCTATCGCGCAGCTGATTT encodes:
- a CDS encoding c-type cytochrome translates to MKKVLIAVAALCALSANVQAAQDAEAVYAKACAACHDGQLPIAPKRGDKAAWEPRLAKGMDALVASVTNGLNAMPPRGLCMDCTAEDYQAVIKVMSE